One Faecalicatena sp. Marseille-Q4148 DNA window includes the following coding sequences:
- the mraZ gene encoding division/cell wall cluster transcriptional repressor MraZ, whose translation MLTGEFNHSIDAKGRLIIPSKFREDLGEDFLITKGFDHCLFVYPNSEWKALETKLKALPLNNPNARKLTRFLVGSAVDGGVDKQGRVLISSALREFAGLDKEVVLVGVLNRVEIWDKAKWDETNALVEEDVDDIASGMEDLGLMI comes from the coding sequence ATGCTGACAGGTGAATTTAATCACAGTATTGATGCAAAGGGCCGGTTGATTATTCCATCAAAGTTTCGGGAAGATCTTGGGGAGGATTTCCTGATAACGAAGGGGTTTGATCACTGCTTATTTGTGTATCCAAATAGCGAATGGAAAGCACTGGAAACCAAGTTAAAAGCCTTACCACTCAATAATCCGAACGCAAGAAAACTGACACGATTCCTCGTAGGAAGTGCGGTAGACGGCGGCGTGGATAAACAAGGTAGAGTATTAATCTCTTCTGCCCTCAGAGAGTTTGCAGGACTGGACAAGGAAGTTGTTCTGGTTGGCGTACTGAATCGTGTTGAGATTTGGGACAAAGCAAAATGGGATGAAACAAATGCACTTGTGGAAGAAGATGTAGATGACATTGCAAGCGGTATGGAAGATCTGGGGTTAATGATTTAA
- a CDS encoding DegV family protein, producing MSYKIVIDSCGELTEEMKVSGIYESIALGIDIDDHHIVDDKTFCQQEMLRMIKESPNCPKSSCPSPEAYMESYRCEAEHVYVVTLSANLSGSYNSAVLGKNLYLEEYGEKQIHVFDSKSASVGETLIGLKIAECEEAGMNFEEVIAQVEAYIEEQHTYFVLETLETLRKNGRLTGLKAVMATALNIKPYMGSTPEGTIQQLGQARGITKALAKMCDTVLKEVKDPEKKILGITHCNCRERAEKVRDLILSKISVKDVVILDTRGISTMYANDGGVIVVI from the coding sequence ATGAGTTATAAGATTGTAATCGACAGCTGCGGTGAATTGACAGAAGAGATGAAAGTATCAGGAATTTATGAAAGCATAGCATTGGGAATTGATATTGATGATCATCATATTGTAGATGACAAGACATTCTGTCAGCAGGAGATGTTGCGTATGATTAAAGAAAGTCCTAATTGTCCAAAGTCATCCTGTCCATCTCCGGAAGCATATATGGAAAGTTATCGGTGCGAGGCGGAGCATGTGTATGTGGTAACGTTGTCAGCGAATTTGAGCGGATCTTATAACAGTGCAGTACTTGGAAAGAATCTGTATCTGGAGGAATATGGTGAGAAACAAATTCATGTATTTGATTCTAAAAGTGCATCCGTAGGGGAGACACTGATCGGTCTGAAGATTGCTGAATGTGAAGAAGCCGGGATGAATTTTGAAGAGGTAATTGCACAGGTAGAAGCATATATTGAAGAACAGCACACATATTTCGTATTGGAGACATTGGAGACGCTGCGAAAGAATGGAAGACTGACAGGACTGAAAGCCGTTATGGCGACAGCGCTGAATATTAAACCATATATGGGATCGACACCGGAAGGCACGATTCAGCAGCTTGGTCAGGCAAGAGGGATTACGAAAGCACTTGCTAAGATGTGTGATACTGTTTTGAAGGAAGTGAAGGATCCGGAGAAGAAGATTCTTGGTATTACACATTGTAATTGCAGAGAGCGGGCAGAAAAAGTGCGTGATCTCATTTTGAGTAAGATTTCTGTGAAAGATGTGGTGATTCTTGATACAAGAGGAATCAGTACAATGTATGCCAATGACGGTGGAGTGATCGTTGTAATCTAA
- a CDS encoding cell division protein FtsW, translating to MRRTAGRKPVSRRKKQPKTIQYFDYSLLATIIFLVCFGLVILYSTSAYSAQEKFGDPMWYFRKQAIITVGSLIVMAIVSRINYHVYARFAKLSYVVAFILMLLILTPFGIEANGARRWVGIPDTPLQIQPAEVVKIAVILYIPFLVCRTGKYIEKWDHLKEILIYGGAAGIGVLILTDNLSSAIIVLGITAIILYVSYPRTKKIVQYSMLAGIVGYIGVRLWASSLAKSDNFRLQRIIVWINPEKHAGNKGFQTLQALYAIGSGGFFGKGLGASTQKMIIPEVQNDMILSIICEELGVFGAIVVLVMFGMMLYRLMFIAQNAPDKYGSLIVTGIFAHIAIQVILNVAVVTNLIPNTGITLPFISYGGTSILFLMIEMGMALSVSRSIQFDES from the coding sequence ATGCGTAGAACGGCAGGGAGAAAGCCGGTATCCAGAAGAAAAAAACAACCGAAGACAATTCAATATTTCGATTACAGTCTGTTGGCAACGATTATCTTTCTGGTTTGTTTTGGGCTTGTAATCCTGTACAGTACAAGTGCTTACAGCGCTCAGGAAAAATTTGGCGATCCTATGTGGTACTTTCGAAAACAGGCAATTATTACGGTAGGAAGTCTGATTGTGATGGCAATCGTGTCACGGATCAATTACCATGTATATGCAAGATTTGCAAAGTTATCTTATGTTGTAGCATTTATTCTGATGCTGCTGATCCTGACGCCATTTGGAATTGAAGCAAATGGGGCAAGGAGATGGGTAGGAATTCCGGATACGCCGTTGCAGATTCAGCCCGCAGAGGTGGTCAAGATTGCGGTTATCCTTTATATCCCATTTCTCGTATGCCGCACAGGCAAATACATCGAAAAGTGGGATCATCTGAAAGAAATTCTAATCTATGGAGGAGCAGCCGGAATCGGTGTGCTCATTCTGACAGACAACCTGAGCAGTGCGATCATTGTACTTGGAATTACTGCGATTATTTTATATGTATCTTATCCGAGGACAAAGAAAATCGTGCAGTATTCTATGCTTGCAGGGATCGTTGGATATATTGGAGTTCGGCTGTGGGCATCTTCACTGGCGAAAAGTGATAACTTCCGGCTGCAGAGGATTATTGTGTGGATTAATCCGGAAAAACATGCCGGCAATAAAGGATTCCAGACGCTTCAGGCTTTGTATGCAATTGGTTCCGGCGGTTTTTTTGGAAAAGGTCTGGGAGCCAGCACACAGAAAATGATTATTCCGGAGGTGCAGAATGATATGATCCTTTCAATCATCTGCGAAGAACTTGGAGTATTTGGAGCGATTGTTGTACTTGTAATGTTCGGAATGATGCTCTATCGTCTGATGTTTATTGCTCAGAACGCACCTGACAAATATGGTTCTCTGATTGTAACAGGAATTTTTGCCCACATTGCGATACAGGTTATTTTAAATGTAGCCGTTGTGACGAATCTGATTCCAAATACCGGAATTACACTGCCATTTATCAGCTATGGAGGTACATCGATTTTGTTCTTGATGATTGAGATGGGGATGGCTCTCAGTGTGTCGAGATCAATTCAATTTGATGAATCATAA